In the genome of Streptococcus mitis, one region contains:
- a CDS encoding transcriptional regulator — protein MIKELYEEVQGIVYKCRKEYYLHLWELSDWDQEGMICLYELISREEELVEDIPRLRKYFKTKFRNRILDYLRKQESQKRRYDKEAYEEVGEISHRISEGGLWLDDYYLFHETLRDYRSKQTKEQQEELERVLRHERFRGRQSVLRELRIVFKEFDIRTR, from the coding sequence ATGATTAAAGAATTGTATGAAGAAGTCCAGGGCATTGTATATAAGTGTAGAAAGGAATATTATCTTCATTTATGGGAGTTATCGGATTGGGATCAAGAGGGAATGATATGCCTATATGAATTGATCAGTAGAGAAGAAGAACTGGTAGAAGATATCCCTCGTTTAAGGAAATATTTCAAAACCAAGTTCCGAAATCGAATTTTAGATTATCTCCGTAAGCAAGAAAGCCAGAAGCGAAGATATGATAAAGAAGCATATGAAGAAGTAGGTGAGATTAGCCATCGTATAAGTGAGGGAGGACTCTGGCTGGATGATTACTATCTCTTTCATGAAACACTAAGGGATTATAGAAGTAAACAAACTAAAGAGCAACAAGAAGAGTTAGAACGCGTCTTAAGACATGAACGATTCCGAGGTCGTCAAAGCGTGTTAAGGGAGCTACGTATTGTGTTTAAAGAGTTTGATATCCGAACCCGGTAG